From Pedobacter indicus, a single genomic window includes:
- a CDS encoding glycoside hydrolase family 43 protein: MDLLRRTILLLLLTVIVASTYGQQPDPPGQVENQNDAVHQAYLFAHMTHQDYGRLYYSVSLDGLHWNALNGRKRVFEDYKGHPDITKGHDGRYYLAGNDNDSSPDIVIWVSTDLVRWEKHSVYTPDLKSTPDYQDALQRIGAPKLYYDKSTSQYILTWHTPHKEGTKEDPERYWASQRTLYVLSKDLKTFSDQPTKLFDLEMGTIDVFIRKVGDQYFAVIKDETYPTLYWPTGKTIRIARSASLTGPWSAPADPISPNFREAPMLIPSPDDKVWYMYYEQYPGVSYGLSIADNLNGPWYQASGYTFFSDWDKYSMPDSVRHGCMITISKDEYDRLVAEYGMIENETSKRR, encoded by the coding sequence ATGGATTTGTTAAGAAGAACGATTCTTTTATTGTTGCTGACCGTGATAGTCGCTTCGACTTACGGTCAGCAACCCGATCCGCCGGGACAGGTGGAAAATCAAAATGACGCGGTTCATCAGGCTTATCTATTTGCACATATGACGCATCAAGACTATGGCCGGCTTTATTATTCTGTCAGTCTGGATGGTCTGCACTGGAATGCACTCAATGGTCGAAAGCGTGTCTTTGAAGATTACAAAGGACATCCCGATATCACAAAGGGGCATGACGGGCGTTATTACCTCGCTGGCAATGATAATGACAGCTCACCTGATATCGTTATCTGGGTTTCTACTGATCTTGTTCGTTGGGAGAAGCATTCCGTTTATACACCCGACTTAAAAAGTACACCGGATTATCAAGACGCTTTGCAGCGGATCGGAGCACCAAAATTATACTATGATAAGTCAACATCGCAGTATATCCTGACATGGCATACACCCCATAAAGAAGGCACCAAAGAAGATCCGGAGCGTTATTGGGCCAGCCAACGCACGCTGTATGTTTTATCGAAAGACCTAAAGACATTTTCAGATCAACCGACAAAACTGTTTGACCTGGAAATGGGTACAATCGATGTGTTCATCCGTAAAGTCGGTGATCAGTACTTTGCCGTTATCAAAGACGAAACCTATCCAACCTTATATTGGCCAACCGGAAAAACAATCCGCATTGCCCGGTCGGCTTCGTTAACCGGTCCTTGGTCAGCACCTGCCGATCCGATCAGCCCAAATTTCAGGGAAGCACCGATGTTGATCCCTTCTCCGGATGATAAGGTATGGTATATGTATTATGAACAATACCCTGGCGTATCTTATGGGTTGTCGATTGCTGACAACCTAAACGGACCTTGGTACCAAGCATCCGGTTATACATTTTTTTCAGATTGGGATAAGTACAGTATGCCCGATTCTGTTCGCCATGGCTGCATGATTACCATCAGTAAAGACGAGTATGATCGGTTGGTTGCTGAATATGGCATGATTGAAAACGAAACCTCTAAAAGAAGATAA